The Dendropsophus ebraccatus isolate aDenEbr1 chromosome 10, aDenEbr1.pat, whole genome shotgun sequence genome has a segment encoding these proteins:
- the ASB6 gene encoding ankyrin repeat and SOCS box protein 6 — MPFLHGFRRIIFEYQPLVDEILGAVGIHDPEQTEVPQNTGSFPALNELLERHSKSAFYQEGISYALLKVAELGLVPAAEILLQYGADLSFEDPVTYYTPLHIAVLRNQPDMVELLVQSGADINKRDRIHESSPLDLACEEAERLPCLQRLLKLGADVNAADKNGKTALLHALASSDGVLIHNTENIRLLLEGGADVKATTKDCDTVFSSIIFLLGETVGADKEEAKLINHFCFRVSQLLMVHGADPSECPPHESLTHTCLKSFKLHFPLLRFLLEFGASYNCSQHGASCWSGFHMVFDRLCSYLGSCEDCDSVDLLNKAESVLELMVAQSSRISLPRNFDVNTSSCGVHAEKVKTLHQSLKQLENSPLTLKHLCRVYIRQRLRPWPVEVKVKSLPLPDRLKLYLLIHPAASYEEDL; from the exons ATGCCTTTCCTCCATGGCTTCCGGAGGATAATATTTGAATACCAGCCGCTGGTAGATGAGATCCTGGGAGCGGTGGGCATACACGACCCCGAGCAGACCGAGGTGCCGCAGAACACTGGCAG CTTTCCTGCTTTGAATGAACTGCTGGAGAGACATTCCAAGTCTGCGTTCTACCAAGAGGGTATAAGCTACGCTCTGCTGAAGGTGGCCGAGCTGGGGCTGGTCCCTGCCGCCGAGATCCTCCTCCAGTACGGGGCCGACCTCAGCTTTGAGG ATCCTGTGACGTACTACACGCCTCTCCACATCGCAGTCCTCCGGAACCAGCCTGACATGGTGGAACTGCTGGTGCAGAGTGGAGCCGATATTAACAAGAGGGACCGG ATTCATGAAAGCAGCCCCCTGGACCTGGCCTGCGAGGAGGCGGAGCGGCTGCCGTGTCTGCAGCGACTTCTTAAACTCGGAGCGGATGTGAACGCAGCAGACAAAAATG GTAAGACGGCGCTGCTGCATGCCCTGGCCAGTAGTGATGGCGTCCTGATACACAACACTGAGAATATCCGCTTGTTGTTAGAAGGAG GCGCCGATGTCAAGGCCACCACCAAGGATTGCGACACCGTATTTTCAAGCATCATCTTCCTATTGGGAGAGACTGTTGGAGCTGATAAAGAGGAGGCAAAGCTGATCAACCACTTCTGCTTCCGGGTCAGCCAGCTGTTGATGGTCCATGGTGCTGACCCCAGCGAGTGCCCGCCCCACGAGTCCCTCACTCACACGTGCCTCAAGAGCTTCAAGCTCCACTTCCCTCTCCTGCGTTTCCTCCTAGAATTTGGTGCCTCTTACAATTGCTCCCAGCACGGCGCCTCCTGCTGGTCAGGCTTTCACATGGTCTTTGACAGGCTGTGCTCTTACCTGGGCAGCTGCGAGGACTGCGATTCTGTGGACCTGCTGAACAAAGCCGAGAGCGTCCTGGAATTGATGGTGGCCCAGTCCTCCAGGATTTCCCTCCCCAGGAACTTTGACGTTAACACCTCGAGCTGCGGCGTCCATGCGGAAAAAGTGAAGACCCTCCACCAGTCCctgaaacagctggagaactCGCCCCTTACCCTGAAGCATCTGTGCAGGGTCTACATCCGCCAGAGGCTCAGGCCTTGGCCCGTGGAGGTTAAAGTGAAATCCTTGCCCCTTCCAGACCGGCTGAAACTGTATCTTCTTATCCACCCGGCGGCCTCCTATGAAGAGGATCTATAA